Part of the Zingiber officinale cultivar Zhangliang chromosome 8A, Zo_v1.1, whole genome shotgun sequence genome, gatttattattttatatatttttgttgcACATACTATCATTGTAGACAACAAACAACACAAGTAAACAAGTTTATTCACCTCCTAGCCTCTCTTTGCTATCCAATAAATGGTATTAGAGCTCAGCCACTCCACTCCAGAGGACTAGTTGCCAAAGAAGCATATTGTTAAAGAGATGGGGAAGGTAGGATGTGAATATTATTTGATGATTGAAATTGATAACTAGTTTATCATCGAGAAGAAAGGTTTTCCGATATCAACATAAATGAGTTGAACATTACTAGAGCCATTAGTCACTACAGCAACAATGAGAGGTAACAGGACCTCATCAACATTAGAGCTTAATTCAGTTGTCTGAGTTGCTACAGAGATTATTGAAACGTTAGTAGATCCATCACCTTAACACATTAACAGTTACAAAGATGTGAGCAATCATTTCAATACCATGAAAATCTTAAAAATAATCCTTGCAGACAAAGATGTCTACAATGAAAAGTAAGAGTAATATAACTGATTTTTAATCAATCAAGTCCAGTAtgaaattttcttatcaaccgcaccagtaaaaaaaaaacaataaaagatTATGCACGATGAGAAAGCTATTATTGTGGGGAAAGAGATTGCCTCTGAGAGCTTCGCAAAAGCTTTTGCATATATTGATTTGGATGCTAAGAATATTGGTGATTCAGTCCTTTATCTGCATATAGTTGAATAAGTTTTGTAACATATAATTATCACATCTGATTAAAAGGGTGAACTAAATGCTAAAAATTTTTCCTTGTTCGATAATCTCTCTTGACACTACATTTAGAAGACATGTTTAGAAGGAAAAAATTTACCTTGTCAACCTGAACCTATGTCCACATAAGCAACTTGAACAGACATGAGCACCTGAAGTGCTTAATGTAGCAGAATAAACATTTAACATCTGAATGCTTACATATTTGCTCTGGTTGACTAGCAAAATGTTAACATAAGGTGGAGGTAAATTAAGCATCATATGAGAAGAAAGTTAGGGGCTGCATATGTACAAATTTGTTATGGAAGGGGAAAAAACACTAGAATAATGTTTATATGCTGATGTATGTACCAGAATGCAACCAAATGCTATCTGGAAATGGAAGGTAGTCAAAGTAAAGCCACCTAGAAGATCCATCAAGCTTGTTGGTGTGTTTGACTCAATTCAGAGACCACCTAAGAAATGACGAAGACAAATACATTGTAATTACAGACTGATTAAGCTTTGCACATATCGGACATCGCATACCTTCTCATATTTAAAATCATATCCTAATAACTGACAGAAACAAGTTACAGAGATTCCTGGGACAAAACTAGATGCTGGAAACAAATGAATAGAAACAATGGAGAAAATACTATTCCCTCTTTATGAGAGAAAAATCATACCACTAGAGGCAAAATGCATTAGGAACCTGACATGAAACTGGATATGAAATTATGGAAGCGCTGTACTTTAGAATCATTTACTTGTATGGGGTGTGCTTGGCTATTTAATATGATCCTTCTACTTGAGTACCGTCTTCTCTTTCTCACTCGGAATAACAAGTCTTCAGTATCTAGCACATAAGAAACCTAGGAAGACAAGCAAAAATTACCCAAGTTATTGGATTTGCAGGTTAAAGAGATTGGCAGACTTAAGCTTGCAGAAGTTCAATGGAGTACCTTAGACGAACTGCAAGATATCTTGCACTCCAAACCATTGAGTACTTGAATTCCTTTCATAGCCTTGCAAATAGTGGAATACTCATCAGCTCTGCCATATTTACGCTTGTTCCTGCAAAACATATCAAGTCAAAACATTCACTACCATAAGAACATGTGTAAATAACTTTACCTTCCCAGGAAGGCACCATATAATCCTTTCCTAACTGAGACACTTGAGAGAAATTCACTGTACAGATAGCAAGAAAAATTGGGATCTAATGATACAGCAGTAACTTCAGGTTTTTCATGTCCATAATCCATTAGCTGGATTGACAGCTGGGTCACATCCGAGGATTGAGAAaactggaaaaaaaaatatattgtatGAAAATCAAAAAACAATTACAAAAGAAATTAGCTGATTAGTACTGTTTTATGTTTTATGTGCATTGACTCTTATAATGAATATTTGGAGTGAGACTTCTATTTCACTCTTTACAATCAAGGAAGCTACTTCTCtcttaatataaataaaattcattGTTGCAACCAGTCTCAGTTAGTACAAACAAAATAAATGAAGCCATAAGTGGAAGTTTGTGTCACTAAGCATATTGACAAAAAAAGGTAGCAACTCACACATTCAAATCTGTATATGTTCTCATCATGCAAAAGTACCCGAACATTTTCATGATAAACTACATCAAAAGACCTCCCAGCTCGCCTTGATTTTTCATACAAGTATAGATGGAGAAGTTTAATATCCATTTCATCTGAGGCTATTGCTTGAAGCTGAAAGCAAACATGCAAATGCTCTATGTTAAGAGGAATAACCACTTTCAAGACCTTTTATTTATCATATTCAAATAAGGCACCTGTTTAACGACTTTAAAAATTAGCTTGTCTAGTGTAAAAAGTACATAAGATTGAGTTCCTATGATAGATCGGCAATCATCTTCAAACTTGGTATTGTCAGAAGAACCATCAAGTAGATTGTATAGGGCGCTCATAAATCTGCAAAGTCATATATTGTAAGACTCGTATATATAAGAATCCATAAAACCAAAATAAATGAGGAACATGGTAGTCCTGTGACAGTACTTGGCATATAGATTAGGAGGATTTGAATCTTTAGAACTTCTCCATTTATTTTCAGCAGCTGATGAGTTTGTCTTAGCAGAGAGTATCCTTTCATATAGCATCTGCATGAAAATGGCATTCATAGTCTACTGCTGCAAACATGAGCTCAAAGAATTCAAATATAGACAGACCGCCTTACCTGATGAAGCCGAAACAGCACATAGAATGAATCATTTCCATAAAATATCCTAGAAGATATATCATGGTTATCCTGTAATGTTGCAGGCACATGTCTTGCAAGAGGTTTCACTGTGTTAATAAATCTTTCTGAATATGGTAATGATGTAATTTCCCCTTCGGCATCATGTGCCTCAACCATACCATCAGCCTCACCCTCACTTTCAGCCTTTACATCATGATCGTCATGCTCTGCATCATCATCTTCCTCATGATCATCAGGGGAACATTCCTCACCATTGCCAGATTCACTGCCAGATGCATCCTCACCAGCCTCTGATGCATTTTCACTGACCTCAGTGGACCGTTGAGCACTTTCTTCATCCTCATCATCAACTTCAGCATTAGAAATATCCTTTTGCTCAGGGGCTGCAGTTACAGAAGCATCTTCAAAAGCCACAAAATTATCCTCTTCAAAATCTCCAGTAGGTGACAATTCACCTTCTTCTCTTTCAATTTTGAGATTATTAAGTGAAGCAGAACCTTCACGCCTGAGATTGTTGTTGCATTCCACACTGCCACCACCATTTGCTGATATACCTAGCTTTCCAGAATTTCCAACCTATCACACAAAGACAACATTGAGTTTACATGAAATTGTCATCTCTAAGTTAAAACATAAAAGTTCACTTGCAAAGTCAAAGGGTCATGGACACCGTCATAGGAGGATAAGTAATCGATGGTTGAAAATGGAGATGAGCTTTGGAAGTTGTGTGATAGTTGTGTTATCCTAGATGAAATATGCTTTTATAAAATAGGGCACAATCCATcatacttaattaaaaaaataacaggCAATTTAGAAAACTCATAACAAATGAGAATGTGAAGATGAATGTGCAGGATTCCTAGAAAAGATAAGATCAAAATTATTCTACCAGAAATAATTTGACAAATACAAATTATTTCTAGTAGAAATAATTTGTGATTTCATTTTTACATTTTTGACAAATACAAAACTACCAAGAACACCATGATGACCCTACATTGCTCCTATAGCCAAAATGAGAATAGACACAAATTCCTGGGAGAGTCTAATAAGCAAAAAATATGATTTTATCTTATGCTTTGATCATTGCATAGTCATCCTACACATACAACTGGTATAAAAGCAAATATGAGCAGACTCCTGATAGGCTAAGGAGCATCAATATAATCTCTTCTTTTTACAGGAGCAACAAACACCTTTTTATCATGAACAACATCTGGGACAAGGTGTTTGGACCCAAGGCGCAAAATCACTTTGCTGATACTGCACTACCCATATGGTAAAATTGAAGGCAAATATAGGTTCTTGAGAGTCCAAGAAGCAAAAATATGTTCTTGTTTCGTATTCTAGCAAGTTAAGGACAAGAAAGTGCTTTTGTTTTCAAAACCACTTTGATGACCCTACAGTACCCATATTGTAAGAAGATCTTAGTTCGAAGGAGTTCAAgaagtaaagtatttaatatttttGGCAAGCATTGAGTCCTAAAATGTTCGTGCAAAATCACCTTCATGATCCATTTTAAACCATTTCAActcaaagagaattttttttaaaaaaaaaaaactaggtgtAGCACTCACTCTCACAAATCCAcactttttcataaaaataattaatttaggaccatagaaaaatttatatataataaaaaagagATAATTTTGGTACTTAGTGTTTGGGTAGATATCACAATGGGTTCATTTAGGTTTTCAGCAGATTTTCCAGCAGGCATAGGCGCATACCTAAGTTTTGCTTTTTTTACATATTACACTCCCTACATTGTTTCATTCACAAATCACACTCTAAAGGAAgatgtaaaataataataataaataaaaatagaggtgCTTGATTTGGGAGAAGCCAGAATAAGGGGTGTAATATATAGCTCAAGCAATAAAAAAATGGGTTAAATTAATGATTAAAATATATATCAAAGTTGTTAGTGGGGTTGAGCAAAAAAAAAACTATCGAGCAGAAATTAGCACCTCCACTGTAGGTAACATTTCACTAGTTACTTGATTTTCCATTAGAATCTCTGTTCCAAGATGCACTGTTCTTAAAGCGCCAGTGATCCCTTCCAAAGCAAAATGACAGATGGTGAGAAAAAAGTGAAAACAAAAATTGGATAGTTTCTAAGAACAAGTAACAGTTGAATTCATACCTGATGTATTCTCCAGGCCTGTTCTGGTGTGAACTTCAGCTCTAATTGCAACATTGTTACCACCTGGAAAATGTTCTGCAAGAACGTTTAGCACAGCTGCTCGAGTACCTTCATCAGATATAGGAGGACTACTCTGCACTCTTCCTTGAATGACATGATTTTCACAATGGCGAGTGCCTCGGTCCACATTGTGGGAACAATTTTCAATATTGGTCCCATCTTCATTTACTAAACCCGGTCTGCATGTACCTACTTGTTCATGTAGATTGTTCCCATCACCATTACATTGCTTGGTAGCACCAGGATGTACATTGTTTTCAGCCAAACCTGCGATACTGGTTTTGACAGAGCACCCCTTCAGTTTTACATCTAGAGCATCTGAACTTTGATTTCGATTGGGAATGCCCAACAAGGGCTCCGAAAATGTACTCCATAATTTCATGACTTTGTCCAACTGATCTGAAGATGTGCACACTTCTCCACTTGAGTATTTTATGATCTCGTATAAATCCTCATGCATGTCTACATCTGCATACTTAAATTCCATATTGGCAAAGATTGGATGCCTATTTTTGGCAGCAACTGCAAGAAGAATGTCATCTTCCTTCTTCATCTTGTCATTGATTTCTTTAATTTCACCCAACAAAGCTGTCCAGAAAATACAGCAGACGTATTAACAGGGTTACAAAACAAGAAAGGAACCAATGTCTTTCAATAAATGTTTTCTCTATAACActtcaaaaattgtaaaagatAAAATAACTACATACTTTTCGTGCTCAAATTCTTTGAATCTTGTTGCTTAAAATAGAAACTGCGATGGTCGAGTGATTTGTGATAATTTTTGGTATATATTTCTGCCCACACTTTATTGAAATCTGAACGACACCTAGACCATTCCTCTTGCTTTTGCTTCAGGCGAGTCAATATCACTGGCAATGCAAGACTAGCATTTTTCCGTAGTATATCCATAACATCAAGACCATGATCTCCATATAATCGTTCAATGCATCTCAAATTCAGAGCTATTTGAAGGGACAAAAGAACACAAAGAAATTCAAAACAATTGAAAGATAAGCATTATTTCAAACCAACacattaaatgattaaaagaaacTTAAGATACTTTATAGTGAGAGATCTACAAAATcaacatgtatactaacaagtGAGGTGGTCTTCAATATGAACAGGATTCTCTGGCTTGACAGGGTCTTGCATCATCTCCAGCAATTCCTCCACGCATTTAGTTGTTGTATTAACTGATTCCAGTAACATATCCATCTCAAATCTACATTCACATCATGAAGAAAATGTCACTGGAAGAAAATGTCACTGTGAAAGACCCAATGACCAAAGTGCAGAATGAATAAGATGAGGCAAAGAACAAAATACAGCCAAAATACAGCCAAAATATAAAGACATTATTTATCATTACAAAGTGGCCTTGGCTACAATGAAAGAGAATTTAACTAGGAAAAGATCTATGTCAACACCTGTCATCTTCACATCTAAATAAACTTTCTTCATATTGATTTTTTCGCATGTGCTTGAAAGAGTAGTCCTCACTTCCAGAAGTCACCGACACCCAAAAATCATTTAGTACTGACTCTCCGAGTTCCGTTCGGTGGCTAGTAGGAGGTATAGGATACTGAGAAACAACAATCAAAGAAACAAAGATGAAAATAAAGTCACACAAGACTAAATTGCAAAAGGATGGCACAGATGCTCGAACTTTTTGACAAACATTACATTTTTTGGAAGAAGGCGGTAGCTTGGGGTACATCGCTGACAATTTGAAAGGTCAAGCTCTGAAATTGGTTTCCACAAATTATGTTTTTCTTTGTTTGAGAATAAATTAGTTTTTTGTGAGATGCCTTTATCAACTTTTTCCCTTTCAGTGACTCTCTCCTTTTCACGATCTTTCTCCCTTTCAACCATTTCCTGGTCCCTTTCTTTGTCTTTATCCTCTATCTTAACAGGCTTAGTCATGTGTCCTTCATTGCAAAAGGGTAGTGTTAGGACAAGGAATAACATAGTAGAAAACAGCACAGGAAAAATGATATTACTTGAAGTAGTGAatttgttgaatttatatcaaTAACTCTCCTAAGAAGGAAACATAGTTACCAATTTCAACTaacattaacaagtaacaaggaCAAGATTTTTGGACATACTTTTGTTGAAAACCCCTTCAAGAAATCCATCTGCGGAAAAGGTTTTAATTAGAAAAATCTGAAAATCCATATAAGAAGATCTAGACAaaacagagaaaaaaaaaatagatgcaCTACTGGCATCATGAAGATGTATAAGCCCACCTATATTCTCACAATGGGCCAAAAATTCATAGAAACCTTCCATAAGATCAGGATACTTTCCAAGGATGTCATTTACCTGTAAACAAACATAGTTTTCAGAGCATATCTCTTAATTTATATCTTTCCAAGCGCCAGGAGTATGTCTGAGAAATCTGCTAAAAAATATGTTACTAACAAAAATTTTTACAGCATCATGTCACTAACAACACATGTTAAATTATCACATGAATACTATAATAGTCAAGCTATCAAGTGCAAAGGTGcaactatgatatgtttcatttGGGGGATCTAAACTGGAGAGATTAATTAGATACTACAATATTCAACAGGTTATTGCAAATTGAAATGGTTCTATTATTTAAGGCATGCTAAGTGAAGTATGGTCACATTGCATATAATTCAAGATTTCAAGTATTAATAGCCTACCAGATTCTTTAGCTCTGTTCTATTTATTATCTCTTTGCTGTATATGTGAAGGCATTTCAAAAATTCCTGATAGGTGTCAGGATGCAATTTCTCCTTCACTTTTTCGCAGAAATTAAATTCTCTAGTATATACACCTGCCACAAATAAGTTGAGCAAAAGATGAAATATTCAGAATATATGAAACATATGCAAGCATATGTAGCTTAATGGAATAAGACATCTGAATCAACTGGCATGATAAAAAGACTTACTCTTTATAGCATTTTTATCATCAATTGTTGAAGATGAAATGCTATACATGTCAATGTTCTCAGGACCATCAGCTCCTTGCTGCACATGTTCAGCAATAGAATCATCAGGCCTTCGAGATAAAGGTTTATGCCTATGCTGTAGATTATCTAAATCCCCACTATCATTCTCCAAGTCCTTCTCATCTCGTTCATGATCTTTCCTATCATTATCTGGTTTTCTATCCGGACGCCTTCTCTTTCTATCATGCTCTATATCAGGGCAATCAACACTGAAATCTTGATCAGTTTGTGATGTATAAGCTCTGTCCCGCTGGAAACAAAGGAAaggttaattttcaaaaaatcagTGCTATGTTGTAAAAAAATACACACACATGTATGTGTGTGCCCGAGCATATACATAAATAGCTGAAATGTAGCCAGCAATTTAGGGATGTAACATATGAGATTATCCCACACAACCAAAAATGCatcaattagttttaaaaaacatCTGCAATTCAGAACCACAGCATTTATGATGACAAGGTCTGTACCTTGTCCACATGAAAATGCCTTGATGGAAGCATGATAGAGCTCTTGTCATCTCGACGTGAAAAAGCATGACCAGGATATCTGTGATGTGGAGCAGATATTGCTGAGGCATCTGGCAAAAAGTGTGTGAATTCCTCGAGCAAATCATGATGGTTCAAAAATAGGGCTGCTACCTATGAAGATATTCATTGTGAGATGTTAAACTCACAGATTTGTATTGGCAGAAAATATGTAACAAATTTAGAGAAAATTACCTCTTCATAGACCTCATGGATTGACTTGTTCTCTCTTCTGTACATATTCAGTATATCTAAGAATGACTTATAAACATGCTCATCATTCTCAAAACGGCTCTGCAATCAAAGAAAGGCATAAAGCACTTGCGAAAAATATTCTGCcacagaataatttttaaaaccttcATACCTTAATTTTATTAACAAAATCAATTGCCTCCTCAAACTCAACCGGTTTCTTTTCTTCTGGTAGCTTAATCTCATAACCCTTTGGCAAGAAGGTGTTAAACCCCAAGATCAAATCTCGGTGCCCTTTAAATAACTCCTTCACCCTCATAATAACTCCATTGGTATCAATCCTGCAAGGAGTCCAATAAAATGCATTAAAAAAAACGtcataagaaaaatataaaagtatATCAGTTAAAAGGAAATCGAGTTGAACCTCTGACTCTTGAAGTCCTTCATGACCTGAAGAAATTCATCATACTTTTCTCTTTTGTCTTGAAATATATCCTTCACAGCCTTCAAGTAGGCTAGGGCATCGTTGGTTGTGAGCTTCGGGGTAATTCCAACAGGCGCAGGTGCTGGCGCCATATGAGTTTGCCCAGACCTGTAAAGAAACACAAAAATCTGTTGAATCGCAACAGATCTAAGAACCATATCATCCCCTACCTAAATTAAAGGCGACAACCACCATAAACAATAAGTAAAGCAGATGAGCAGCCTTTATCGGTATTCCTCTACCTTTCATGATTGCAACAACTTGTATACTAAATCTAAACAGAAAtcctaaagaaaaaaaaaataagaacaatAAACCTACTTACGACACAAAAAAGACAATCTTTTTGTACTTTCATCGGACAACATGAGCATTAAAAATTCGTAGAACTACAATATACGAGCAAAAATATAAACTATGAGAGAAAAAACAAAGAACCGAGAAGAAGCAAGCCCCCCAAATAATAGAATCTCAAAAAATAACAAATCCACAAACTACCGATACGGATAAGAGGAAGGAAACTTACAGATCCGCTCGAGAAACGTTTGGCCACTTGAGCTGAGAACCCATCAAAACCTCCTCCTACGTTCCTCACATGCACCCATGAAATAACCGACAGTGGAAAACCAAACACTCTTAGTAAACTCGCCTCCTTCCCTACCAAGAGATTGCAGAGATAAAACCTGGAAAAAGACGAATCCTTGATCTCCACCGGCGGGTCCAATTCGGCCGGCCCGATCTGACAGCGAGAATTGGGGGGTCAAGGTGAAGAAAGCTCGCGCGAAAAGAGAAGCATTAGGCGTACTGGTGGTGAGGAAGAGGGCGTAAAGAGCTCCAGGTCTTGGCCATCGCCAGGAAATGGAAATGAAGAGGGCGAGGCAGAAGCGAGCGGGGAAGAAAGGGGCTTGAAACCAAACAACAGAAAAAGCACAGCGATGGGGTGACGAAACCCTTATATAGAACCGAGAAGTTTCCGAAACCTCCAGCTCTCCCAGTTCTCCTGTCGTGGCCGTTGGATTTGAAAGTGGACGGCAGATAAAGTGATGAATTCTAGGGTAGGAAGTTTTGCTTCTGGCACTGGCACTGGGAGTCTGGAACGTCTATCGAATGACCGGTAAGCTCACCGTCTTTATCTGTTGcatttgtaatatatatatatatatatatatttatttatttatttatttattaaaccataattttagtatatttatttatttatccgaTAATAAGTTTCTTTTCTACGTGTTAACATGAATACAAATACTAAAtagtaaaataaatataaaatttctatttaaagGTAGTTAACATAGTGGTAAAATAGATTACCTTTTGTATTTGTTATAATTCGAGTGAAAACAATGGAAAATAGAATAACTCAAACACAGTGATATCAAAAATGGGTGAACATTGTATATCAAAAATGATATTCACCTCTCCTCCCATCATCATACGACGCACAATCTATTATATTAGATTTTTGTTTGTCATTTGCTTTCAACTATGTATCTATATTTATCTCTTTCCATATCCGTGATATCGGCTCTAAGAGAGTCGCTGATGTGACAGTTCCACATTATAttagatttttattattattatcatgtgatggttaattttaattttctaatttcctTACTTCCAATTATATATGGTAATCGTGAAAGATCGTCAGATTACACATTGCATCTTTTTTTGTGACATTGTATTATATTTTTCATCTCTCAACTCTATAGGCTTTTTATCTATCAATATTATTGGACTTTCTACTTTTGCCAAATTTTTTGTCCACCTCAACTTATTTGAACATCATTAACACTAAAGATTTAATACGTCTAACTTAAACTTATACCAAAATGAGTATGATTGTACCAACAATTTCCCTAATAAAACACCACCATTCTTCTCCATAAATGCCTTTTTTTTGTGGATGGCAATCAAACTATATCTAGATTGCTAATAATTTAGGTTCAAAAATGATAGAATGGGGCACATAGAAGTTAATTAACATTTCATTATACCTATTTTCTTTCTTGGGCCTCCTAATGAATTAGCATTTTCTTTTATGATAGATTTGAAAGATATCTTTGAAAATCCAGTGAAAAAGGATTGTAATAGAAGAGGAACATGTATGAATTTtagatatttatatgcaaaaagaaaaaaagcAGCAACCCTTAATTCATTTTCTACAAAGACAGGATTGTCCAAAAGGTTGGAACAGAAATGAAAAAATAAGGACTTAGATATCATCAAAATCAATGTGACAGTTTTGCATCTACAATGCAGATGATGTTGATACCAAATACAAGATCCTCCTTGAGCTGAGAAACTCTCTCAAAAGCTTAC contains:
- the LOC122009216 gene encoding paired amphipathic helix protein Sin3-like 4 isoform X3, coding for MGSQLKWPNVSRADLSGQTHMAPAPAPVGITPKLTTNDALAYLKAVKDIFQDKREKYDEFLQVMKDFKSQRIDTNGVIMRVKELFKGHRDLILGFNTFLPKGYEIKLPEEKKPVEFEEAIDFVNKIKSRFENDEHVYKSFLDILNMYRRENKSIHEVYEEVAALFLNHHDLLEEFTHFLPDASAISAPHHRYPGHAFSRRDDKSSIMLPSRHFHVDKRDRAYTSQTDQDFSVDCPDIEHDRKRRRPDRKPDNDRKDHERDEKDLENDSGDLDNLQHRHKPLSRRPDDSIAEHVQQGADGPENIDMYSISSSTIDDKNAIKSVYTREFNFCEKVKEKLHPDTYQEFLKCLHIYSKEIINRTELKNLVNDILGKYPDLMEGFYEFLAHCENIDGFLEGVFNKRHMTKPVKIEDKDKERDQEMVEREKDREKERVTEREKVDKGISQKTNLFSNKEKHNLWKPISELDLSNCQRCTPSYRLLPKNYPIPPTSHRTELGESVLNDFWVSVTSGSEDYSFKHMRKNQYEESLFRCEDDRFEMDMLLESVNTTTKCVEELLEMMQDPVKPENPVHIEDHLTSLNLRCIERLYGDHGLDVMDILRKNASLALPVILTRLKQKQEEWSRCRSDFNKVWAEIYTKNYHKSLDHRSFYFKQQDSKNLSTKTLLGEIKEINDKMKKEDDILLAVAAKNRHPIFANMEFKYADVDMHEDLYEIIKYSSGEVCTSSDQLDKVMKLWSTFSEPLLGIPNRNQSSDALDVKLKGCSVKTSIAGLAENNVHPGATKQCNGDGNNLHEQVGTCRPGLVNEDGTNIENCSHNVDRGTRHCENHVIQGRVQSSPPISDEGTRAAVLNVLAEHFPGGNNVAIRAEVHTRTGLENTSGITGALRTVHLGTEILMENQVTSEMLPTVEVGNSGKLGISANGGGSVECNNNLRREGSASLNNLKIEREEAPEQKDISNAEVDDEDEESAQRSTEVSENASEAGEDASGSESGNGEECSPDDHEEDDDAEHDDHDVKAESEGEADGMVEAHDAEGEITSLPYSERFINTVKPLARHVPATLQDNHDISSRIFYGNDSFYVLFRLHQMLYERILSAKTNSSAAENKWRSSKDSNPPNLYAKFMSALYNLLDGSSDNTKFEDDCRSIIGTQSYVLFTLDKLIFKVVKQLQAIASDEMDIKLLHLYLYEKSRRAGRSFDVVYHENVRVLLHDENIYRFECFSQSSDVTQLSIQLMDYGHEKPEVTAVSLDPNFSCYLYSEFLSSVSVRKGLYGAFLGRNKRKYGRADEYSTICKAMKGIQVLNGLECKISCSSSKVSYVLDTEDLLFRVRKRRRYSSRRIILNSQAHPIQVNDSKVQRFHNFISSFMSGS